The proteins below are encoded in one region of Ochotona princeps isolate mOchPri1 chromosome 24, mOchPri1.hap1, whole genome shotgun sequence:
- the LOC101528320 gene encoding 2-acylglycerol O-acyltransferase 3-like, with translation MEEEQDVVLCGLSPAARGHRGAGGGGVHPEPIPGPQALRSAGHRPAPPAVSCSCASLLLPNRAKLVKTAELPPNQNYVLGSHPHGIMCMGMVCNFMSECNDFSRRFPGLQPWITTLVEFFYLPVFRDYLLAAGLRPVSRHSLDFVLSQPQLGQAVVIVIGGGQELLSTSPGQHFLKLLNRKGFVRLALRHGASLVPTYSFGENDVFNTKTFPEGSWLNLCQVVHKRIIGFSPCVFWGRSIFLPNSWGLLPHPRPITTVVGAPIHVPQLSAPTEEQVDHYHRLYMEALERLFEEHKESCGISASTHLNFR, from the exons atggaggaggagcagg ATGTGGTGCTGTGTGG CCTGAGCCCTGCTGCCCGAGGTCACAgaggggcagggggtggaggggtgcATCCTGAGCCCATCCCAGGACCCCAAGCTCTGAGGTCTGCTGGGCATAGGCCAGCACCTCCAGCTGTGTCCTGTTCTTGtgcctctctcctcctgcctAACCGCGCCAAGCTGGTGAAGACGGCAGAGCTGCCCCCCAACCAGAactacgtgctgggatcccaccccCACGGGATCATGTGCATGGGAATGGTCTGTAATTTCATGTCAGAGTGCAATGATTTCTCCCGCCGCTTCCCAGGGCTGCAGCCCTGGATAACCACGCTCGTTGAATTCTTCTACCTTCCAGTCTTCCGTGACTACCTTctagctgctg GACTGCGACCTGTGAGCCGTCACAGCCTGGACTTTGTCCTGTCACAAcctcagctgggccaggcagtggTCATCGTCATCGGGGGAGGCCAGGAACTTTTGTCTACCTCCCCGGGGCAGCACTTCCTCAAACTCCTGAATCGCAAAGGCTTTGTACGCCTGGCGCTGAGACACGG GGCCTCTCTGGTGCCCACATACTCCTTTGGAGAGAATGATGTTTTCAATACTAAGACTTTTCCGGAAGGCTCCTGGCTGAACCTCTGCCAGGTGGTCCACAAGAGGATTATCGGTTTTTCTCCATGTGTTTTCTGGGGCCGAAGTATCTTCTTGCCCAACTCCTGGGGTCTGCTGCCACATCCCAGGCCCATCACCACTGTGG TGGGCGCCCCCATCCACGTGCCCCAGCTCAGTGCACCCACTGAGGAACAGGTTGACCACTACCACAGGCTCTACATGGAGGCCCTGGAGCGACTGTTTGAGGAGCACAAGGAAAGCTGTGGCATCTCTGCCTCCACCCACCTCAACTTCCGCTAG